The Muricauda sp. SCSIO 65647 genome includes a region encoding these proteins:
- a CDS encoding DUF6702 family protein has protein sequence MRHFCIMGAFLFFLTTNIAKAHNPYEVSYFFKYEQKELVIHLTPQTVVDLLQHLNEELADQSMIVISDYHAELSAYLKSTIHFYVNGEPIGLTFKNAALTQHDATIRFSLEHLKESLERYTIEIISFTEVYTPIKNYVNIQYGDKKIRHILNRGNISAKGNINTIDERLTTKKVNLLSISGFVILTGLIWAVHRKKPKWLKPF, from the coding sequence ATGAGACATTTTTGCATCATGGGCGCATTTTTGTTCTTCCTTACCACAAACATAGCCAAAGCACATAATCCATACGAGGTAAGCTATTTTTTTAAGTACGAACAAAAAGAATTGGTCATTCATCTGACCCCCCAGACCGTGGTGGACTTGCTACAGCATTTGAATGAAGAACTGGCCGACCAGAGCATGATCGTAATTTCAGATTATCATGCCGAACTATCGGCGTACCTGAAAAGCACCATACATTTTTATGTAAATGGTGAACCTATCGGTCTAACTTTCAAAAATGCAGCCCTGACACAACACGATGCGACCATTCGCTTTTCACTAGAGCACCTTAAGGAGAGCTTAGAACGATATACCATTGAGATCATCAGTTTTACCGAGGTCTATACCCCCATCAAAAATTATGTGAACATACAGTATGGTGACAAAAAGATCAGGCATATCCTGAACAGGGGAAACATTTCGGCCAAGGGAAATATAAATACCATCGATGAACGGTTGACCACGAAGAAAGTCAATCTACTGTCTATCAGTGGCTTTGTGATTTTGACAGGTCTTATTTGGGCGGTTCATCGAAAAAAACCGAAATGGCTTAAACCCTTTTGA
- a CDS encoding WD40/YVTN/BNR-like repeat-containing protein: MKRITFAILFVSSLIGCTERDRSKNYTSVEIEIVFEDSVSIRAITFLDDRTLAFAGSRGMFGTVDLRTHTVRSNVQRYDTITPDFRAVAGTSTDFFMLSVASPALLYKTGDSGQMELVYKEEGEGVFYDSMTFWNDEEGIAIGDTVDGCLSIIITRDGGHNWKKIPCEELPPSKVGEGAFAASDTNIAVVGEKTWVATTAGRIIFSLDKGKSWEVFKTPIIKDEPTQGIYSIDFYDENLGFGIGGDYTQPEANTANKAITEDGGKTWTLVADGQEPNYKSCVQFVPNSNGDNLTAVGFTGISVSNDRGKNWISLSEESFYTVRFLNDSVAYAAGKNRIAKLVFK, translated from the coding sequence ATGAAAAGAATCACTTTTGCCATACTGTTTGTTTCTTCGCTTATCGGATGCACCGAAAGAGACCGATCAAAAAATTATACTTCCGTTGAAATCGAAATCGTTTTTGAAGATTCGGTCAGTATTCGGGCCATTACGTTTTTAGATGACCGCACACTGGCCTTTGCCGGCAGCAGGGGCATGTTCGGTACGGTCGATTTGCGCACACACACCGTTAGAAGCAATGTACAACGGTATGATACCATCACTCCTGATTTTCGCGCCGTGGCAGGTACTTCCACTGATTTCTTTATGCTCTCGGTGGCGAGTCCGGCCCTGCTTTACAAAACAGGGGACAGTGGACAAATGGAACTGGTCTATAAGGAAGAGGGAGAAGGTGTTTTCTATGATTCAATGACCTTTTGGAACGACGAAGAGGGCATTGCCATTGGTGATACGGTCGATGGTTGTCTGTCAATTATCATTACCAGGGATGGCGGCCACAACTGGAAGAAAATACCTTGCGAAGAACTGCCTCCTTCAAAAGTAGGTGAAGGGGCTTTTGCCGCCAGCGACACCAATATTGCCGTGGTGGGAGAAAAAACCTGGGTGGCGACCACCGCAGGGCGGATTATTTTTTCTTTGGACAAAGGGAAAAGTTGGGAGGTTTTCAAGACCCCTATCATCAAAGATGAACCGACCCAAGGCATTTATTCCATCGATTTTTATGATGAAAACCTGGGCTTTGGTATCGGAGGGGATTATACCCAACCGGAAGCCAATACGGCGAACAAGGCCATCACTGAAGATGGTGGCAAGACGTGGACACTTGTTGCCGATGGGCAAGAGCCCAACTATAAAAGTTGTGTGCAGTTTGTGCCCAACTCAAATGGAGATAATCTGACGGCGGTTGGTTTTACGGGTATTTCCGTTTCCAATGACAGGGGAAAAAATTGGATTTCCCTCTCAGAAGAATCGTTTTATACAGTACGTTTTTTAAACGATTCCGTCGCCTATGCCGCAGGTAAAAATCGAATCGCCAAACTCGTCTTTAAATAG
- a CDS encoding DUF6515 family protein, whose protein sequence is MKKVKILLLVVTLFGSLLTVEAQRTVVRVYPKHGTVVTTINGPKVVVHKRTNYYFADGVWYRARGRKYVVCAAPIGIKVRALPRGNKIVVVNGRKLYKYKGIWYKKSGRHFVVVTV, encoded by the coding sequence ATGAAAAAGGTAAAAATACTATTGCTGGTCGTAACACTGTTTGGATCATTGTTGACCGTAGAAGCACAACGAACCGTGGTACGGGTCTATCCGAAACACGGTACCGTGGTCACCACCATCAACGGGCCCAAGGTCGTCGTGCACAAAAGAACCAATTACTACTTTGCCGACGGTGTTTGGTATAGGGCAAGGGGCAGAAAGTACGTGGTTTGTGCCGCACCTATAGGCATCAAGGTCAGAGCACTGCCCAGAGGCAATAAAATAGTGGTGGTCAACGGTAGAAAACTATATAAGTACAAAGGGATCTGGTATAAGAAATCAGGACGGCATTTTGTCGTGGTTACCGTATAA